In Pseudophryne corroboree isolate aPseCor3 chromosome 3, aPseCor3.hap2, whole genome shotgun sequence, a genomic segment contains:
- the LOC135054872 gene encoding zinc finger protein 566-like — translation MRSQTRLLVKKKISWAHKKEQCLFDEVAIYFTKEEWDCLKTEEKEIYREVMVENYQTMAFLGLITVKPPFVSAIERGEEPVTKMPQQIHAQEVLRISSRDNLFLCDGFKKKCNPERQHISPPAGAVREYNKGPTRRSTQVPIARKSAEKDTELSNPHKGENVPQSLWPHKGEPGIDHPAIYITQSTANHPDTRATNCVAVMAYSLREVVGNPHNDSLPRGQTSGQKPEGLSEEKGCATSEAAVGRPPVGSENSLECNDCGKCFTLIGNLSRHRKIHTRRGIWPCSECGKVYTSNAQLVTHLMCHTGEKPFLCSECGKSFQHRHCLVMHLKIHTGEKPFACKECGKRFRCASHLSSHIKVHTGEKPFSCSECGKSFPYRPGLVIHLRIHTGEKPSACKECGKRFRCASHLSRHIKVHTGEKPFFCSECGKSFATNPHLIRHQRIHTGVKPFSCLECGRSFTNDFHLARHRRGKHGLQ, via the exons ATGCGTTCTCAGACCAGGCTTCTAGTGAAGAAGAAAATCAGCTGGGCACACAAAAAG GAACAATGCCTGTTCGATGAGGTCGCAATTTACTTCACCAAGGAGGAGTGGGATTGTCTgaaaacagaagagaaggagaTATACAGAGAAGTCATGGTGGAGAATTACCAGACTATGGCATTTCTAG GGCTGATCACTGTTAAACCTCCTTTTGTATCAGCGATTGAGCGAGGGGAAGAGCCTGTTACAAAGATGCCCCAGCAGATACACGCTCAGGAGGTTCTGAGGATCTCCAGCAGAG ATAATTTATTTCTATGTGATGGATTCAAAAAGAAATGTAATCCTGAAAGACAACACATCAGTCCGCCAGCAGGCGCTGTCCGGGAATATAACAAGGGACCCACACGCAGAAGTACCCAAGTACCCATTGCCAGGAAATCTGCAGAGAAAGACACAGAGCTGTCAAACCCACataaaggagaaaatgtcccacaGTCCCTTTGGCCACACAAAGGAGAACCTGGGATAGACCATCCTGCCATATACATTACACAATCCACCGCTAATCACCCTGACACCAGAGCAACAAACTGTGTGGCAGTTATGGCTTACAGTCTCAGGGAAGTGGTTGGAAATCCTCACAATGACTCTTTACCTAGAGGCCAGACCTCAGGACAAAAGCCGGAAGGACTGTCTGAGGAGAAAGGTTGTGCTACGTCGGAAGCAGCTGTAGGGAGGCCTCCTGTAGGAAGTGAGAACTCTCTGGAATGTAATGACTGCGGCAAGTGTTTCACTCTGATAGGAAATCTTAGCAGACATCGGAAGATTCACACAAGACGTGGGATATGGccgtgctctgagtgcgggaaagtcTACACCAGCAACGCACAACTTGTTACGCACCTAAtgtgtcacacaggagagaagccatttttgtgctctgaatgtgggaaatctTTTCAGCATAGACATTGTCTAGTCATGCATTTGAAGattcacacaggggagaagccatttgCGTGCAAAGAATGCGGCAAGCGTTTTAGATGTGCTTCGCACCTTTCTAGTCACATTAAGGTCCACACTGGGGAAAAGCCGTTTTCCTGTAGTGAATGTGGGAAATCTTTTCCCTATAGACCTGGTCTTGTCATTCATTTGAGGattcacacaggggagaagccatcTGCATGCAAAGAGTGCGGGAAGCGTTTTAGATGTGCCTCGCACCTTTCTAGACACATTAAGGTCCACACTGGGGAAAAGCCGTTTTTCTGTAGTGAATGTGGGAAATCTTTTGCCACTAACCCTCATCTTATAAGACACCAGAGGATTCACACGGGAGTGAAACCTTTCTCCTGTCTCGAGTGTGGAAGGAGTTTCACCAATGACTTTCATCTTGCCCGTCACCGGAGAGGAAAACATGGCTTGCAGTAA